The Candidatus Defluviibacterium haderslevense DNA window AATCAATCCTGTCCAAATGATGTAATGTAACATACTACTTTTTTTTCGATTTGTCTTTCAATTGACTTAATAGTTTATTGATTTCAACTTCCGTAAGCTTCTCTTCTGTAACCAGGAAGGAAACGAGTTCTTCAGGTTTATTGCTGAAATAATGTCTAATCATAGATTTGATTTTCATTGCGGCATATTGATTTTTAGAAACTATAGCAAAGTATTCATACGTTTTTCCATAAGCTTTGAAATTCAAATATTTTTTGTCAACCAGGATCCGCAAGAACGTGGAGACAGTAGTTGGTGCTGGCATATTATCATCTAATTGATGATTCCGAAAGTACTCCATGATCTGACTCATAGTACACGGACCAATTTTCCAAATGATTTGAATAATGTTTTCTTCACCCGGCGTGAGCATATTGATTGATTTCATAATTCAAATATACTATAAAATTAATCTATGAACTAAAAATTTAGTTTATAAAAATAAATATTTATATTATATATTTATATTTTCTTATAAATTAATTATTTATAATTGTAAATATTATTTAATATGATGTCTAGATAGTTACTGGATTCAGATTTTGACTTTAAGCCTCTCAAGTTGTCTAATTTTTATTTCGCCCATGCATCTCTGGCCTCTGGCACTTGCCACACCGATTGATTATTCTCCAGGCTGTTGAACATGGGCAGCCATTCAGCAGGTCCACCCGAATTCATGAGAATATCGTAACGTCTTAATTGAAGAATAGGATTCAATGGATTAATGAGCACTGGGCAGGCTTCTACGCAAGCATTGCAGGAAGTACATGCATAAATTTCTTCTTTGGTAATTAAGTCAAATAGAGATTTACCATCATCAAACGATTTTGGGTCTCCATTTGATATATGCTGTCTTGCCAGTATTAAATGACCGACTTCTTCTGTTCGATCCCTGATATCCATCATCACTTTACGAGGGCTTAATTTTTTGCCGGTCAAATTAGCTGGACAAACGTCTGTACATCGTCCACATTCGGTACAAGTATAAGCTTCTAATAAAGTTCGCCATCCCAATTGTTGTATGTCTTTTGCCCCAAAGATTTCTTCTTCAGCAACATCTGCTTTTTGTTCCAATCCAATCATGCCTCTAACTTCATTTTCTATGCTTGGCATATTGGACATAACACCTCTGGGATTAAGCCGACTATAATAACTATTTGGAAAGGCTAAAAATATATGTAAGTGTTTAGAGTGAGGTAAATAAAGCATAAAACCAAATACAATAAATATATGCAACCACCATCCCATACGTTCCAATATAATGAGCCAATCTGAAGATAATGGACTTAAAATATGTTGACCAAAATAAGAGGATAAATAAAAGGTTCCAGTAGCCGGGTAATGATCCGTACCTAATGATTGTAACACTTGGTCAGCTCCATTCATCAAAAAGATACTAATCACGAGTACAATTTCTCCCATTAATATCAAATTAGCATCCAGGGAAGGCCACCCCTTAAGTTCTGGTTTTTGGAATCTTATTAATTTTAAAATATTTCTTCGATACAAAAAGATGAAAGTTGCCACCAAAGCAAGAAAAGAAAGCATCTCAATGGCGTTAATCGCAATAGGGTAGAGGATACCTATATGATTCGAAATGGCTCTGTGATGACCGGAAAAACCATCGATAAAAATCTCAATCAATTCTACCTGGGTAAGCAAAAAGGCCACATAAATAAAGAAATGGAATATTCCTGCAATGGGTCTGGTAAACATTTTCTTTTGGCCTAATGCAAACAGAATCATATTTCTAGTTCGCGAGGAAGAAGTGCCCTCTAATGGCTCATCCTTACCTAATTGTATATTCGTATAGATTTGGTAAAATTTCCGAATGGCTTTGTTAAACACCAGTATACAAATTATGCTAAAGCAGATCTGCTGAATCATATTCAAAGATTAATTTCAGTTAAGGTATTATTTTTGCAACTTTGAACCAATTATTCATAAATTAGTCCTCAAAGTAACATGATAATTCTGAATCAGCGTCAAATCCAACAAAAAATTAAGCGTATGGCCATTGAAATTTTTGAGGCCCATGCTGATGAATCGACTATTGTTTTGGCCGGAATTAATAGCAAAGGCCTTGTTTTGGCTCATTTGATAGCACAAGAAATTGAACAATTAAGTTCACTGAAAGCTACTATTTGTAATCTAAGCATCAATCCAGCAGAACCTTTAAAACATCCCATAAGCTTGAGTCTGGAACATAAATTGTTAAAAAACAAGGTTATGATTTTAGTCGATGATGTTTTAAATACAGGACGTACTATGTTTTTTGGTTTTAAACCTATTATGGATGTCATTCCTAAAAAAGTAGAAATCTGTGTTCTTATAGAACGAATGCATAAGTCATTTCCAATCCGGGCGGATTATGTAGGAATGAAATTAGCCACCACCATTAAGCAAAACATTGAGGTTTATTTTGATCAGTCTGTTGCATTGGAAGTGCAACTCACTTAAACTAGCATTAATTTAAAGCTAGCTTTGCAGTAGCGTATCCCAGATCATACAATTCCTGAGTAGGTTTAAGATCAAAACGACTGTATTTAGCTATTTCTACTGTTTCGATGAGTATATCCGTCAATTTTTTCTGTGCTGTAGTATGATTGTCTACTGATAATTCTAAGACCCGGCTGATTAAATTAAAATAGCCATTAAGCTTGTCATTCGTAGAGACACCAATAGGCATAAGATTTACCGCGATAATTTGATCACAAAATTCGCGGATAGGCTGTACAGGAAGATTGAGCAAAATGCCCCCGTCTAAATAAAAGGATTCATTCATTTCTACAGGTCTGAAAACCAATGGTACGGCGCATGAGGCTACAACCCTTTTGTAAATTTCACCTGAAGAAAAGATTTCAAGTTTTCCTGAATTCAAATTGGTCGCAGTAATATATAATGGAATGTGCAATGAAGAAAAATCATTTATGGGTATAAATTGTTCCAACATTTCATGAACATATTTCAAATCTGAAATTCCATTTTTTGGATATTTAATTGAAAAAAAATCATACCATTTCGTTTTCAATAAAGTATCCAACATAGTCGCGGGGCTAACTCCTGCTGAATACAAACACCCAATGATTGCACCTACACTGGTTCCTGAAATAATGTCTGGTTTAATGTTAGCTTCTTCTAGGGCTTGCAATACACCTATGTGAAATGCTCCTCGAGCGCCTCCTCCGGAAAGTACAAGTCCAATTTTCATGGTTTTATTTAACCATTAATTTTAATGTTTTTTGTTTATGATCACCAATTAACTGAAGTGCATAAATACCAGATTGCAATTGAATATCCAATTTAGAATCAATAGTTTTACTTTCTAACAGTTTGCCATCTAAACTTAAAATATGAACAGTAGAATAATCATTGATTTTACCAATAAAGTATACGTAATCTGCACAAGGTTGAGGTGATAATTGGACATCAGCACCCGGATTTAAATCTTGATTTGACGTACTAAAACTAAGATCCCTCAAATATCGTGGAATGATTTGATAATCTTCGGTAAATGGATTTGTAGCATCGAATTGACTTCCTATACCGGTTACATTAACTCGATTACCTCCCAAGGCAGTATTAGCAATATCAGTGTTGTCATCGATTCTCATAACAAACTCTTTAGTCCCATTCGAAATTCTAACATTAAATCCGGCGCCACCACCTATCCAGTCTGAAGGATTTACAATGATCATATTATTCATTTTCACCAGATTCGATTCCGTATTCTCATCCAATACAGTAGTGATTGTGGGTGTCTTGAGTGTATTATTACTTGAATTTACCCAAATGGTATCCAGGTTAATTTGAGTTAGACCTCTAAATTGTTCTATTTTTCCTTGTACTGTAACTTCATCACCCTCCTTAACAGTATATCCGAAGTTTTTGGTAGTAGAAAAAACACCAATTCCATCAGATGGATCTATAATGGTGAATTGTAAACCAGATGTCCCTAAATAGTCGATTCCATAGACTACACCCTTTAATTCGCACTTTGTCCCAATTGAATCTGCCACACCTGAACTTGGATTTATACCTGTAACTTTAGAGATACCATATTTAGGATAAAATTTACTTGCAGGAATGTATGGGCTGATGTCAGTGGTATACCGGGGCATTAATTGATACCCTTCATTATAAGGCGAACTGGGGTCATTTTGCCAACCCAATCCTGTGATATCAAAAGTTCCTGATGGTGGCTCTTTTGTTAATAAATCACAATCATTGTCTATTCTGACATCAAAATTGGCAATGCCATTGGTTACTTTCACTGTAAATCCTAACGGATTATTGGTCCATTGTACCGGATTGACCAATTGTGCATTTCGAATTTTTACCAATTGTGCTTCTGTGTTTTCGCTTAAAGCCAGGATGGGTTGTGCAGTACTTAATGTATTGTTGGTTGCGATTTTAATGATTGTATCAGCCTGAATTTCAATAAGTCCATTGAATTGGATGACGGTGCCTCTCACTGCAATTCGGTCACCTTCCTTAACAGTGTATGAGAAACTGGCATTAGCATTGAATACGACAATACCATCATCAAATTTGTCAATTAAAACAAACTGCAGTCCTGCTGGTCTAAAGTTTATACCATGAACAACCCCTTCCAGTTGGCATTGAACATTTAATGAATCCACTTCGCCGTTATTGTTTACAGAACTGATCAGACCGACCGGATAACTTGGATATTGAGAATTTCTGGGTTTTACGATGATCTTACCTTTCATTTGGTTTGGATGTTGATCGCATTGATAATTATATTCTCCTAGAAGGTCAAATCGTTTAATAAATGTCCAATTACCGATCGTAGGTGGGCCATTTATAAATCCTTCAGGGTTATTGGGAAAAGTTGCATTGCTTGCATTTACATTATGAGTTCCACTCACATTTTTCCATTCCACATGTTCACCTACAAAGATTTCTAAATTGTTAGGCGTAAATGCAAAATCCGATGATTCTATAGTATAATTGGCACATTCTACATTATTTGCTTTGCCGGGTGTAGCAAATATTTTGAGTCCATCTATGGTTTTGTTGGTATTGGTGGTTGATCCTTTCCAATATTCTGATCTTGAATTATCAGCTGTAGTTCTGCATAATTCCAACGAAGAGCCATTTCCGTCAGCTAATGCAGGCCAGCCATTAACATCATAATAATGTACGCTATCTATAGGTATTCCATTTTGATCTTTGAGAGTGATCACTTCGTTGTCATTGCGCAAAGCACCTGAAGTCCATTCTAATGCCTTGAATCCAAAAACCGAGTCAAAAGCAGCTGCATTTCCACAAATAAGAAAATAGGATTTGGGATTAATGAAGGTATCTGGGAAAATGATATTGACCGCATCATCTATAATATAATCCTTTAAACTTAGAACGCTGTTTGACGTATTATACAATTCAATATATTCAAGTCTGTCATTTCCAGCTTCTGGAGGATTGTACATGATTTCATTAATTATAATTTGACCATTTACATTTAAAAGGAACAAATTAAAAAAACAAATAATGTGAACTAATTTTCTCATTTTCAGTAGTTTAATGAAGCAAAGGTAATTTAAATTAGCCGATTTTTCAATATTAAGGCTTTGGTTTTTTAAAGTTCAATTTCAATTCAATTTACCATGGTTTAATTAAAATTTAGTTCATTCACATTAAATCCAAGGATAAGATCATAGGTTGATTCCAAAGTAAATTTTTATTTTCAAGAATTTATTTACGAATTAATAGTCACAAGAAATATATCGATTGATTTTTTTTATTCTTGTCCTATTCTTAAAAAGCTAATTTTGGAATATTGAGAAGGATGCCTTGTGATTGATTGGTTAATGTTTATCTTTGCCATGGAAGTAAGGTAGTTCCATGAATCTGGCAGGCTTATAAATATGAAGAAAAAGCTTAAAATATTATTGAATAAAGAACAACTATCTCGTACTATTGATCGCCTATGTTATCAATTAATAGAACATCATAACCACTTTTCAGATTCATGTATTATTGGAATTCAAAACAAAGGGGTTTTATTGGCCAAACGAATCCAAAATAGAATAGAAGAAATTGAAAACATCGACAACATTCCATATGGTAAATTGGATATAACTTTTTTTAGAGATGACTTCAAAACTTCTGATAAAATTCCAAATCCTTCCAGCACAGAAATTAATTTCTTAGTTGAAAATAAACGTGTCATTTTAGTAGATGATGTATTGTATACCGGTAGGACGATACAGGCTGCATTGCAAGCATTGAACCATTTTGGAAGGCCAAAGTCAGTGGAATTGGTCGTTTTGGTAGATCGCAGATTTAATCGTCATTTGCCCATTCAGGCTGATTATGTTGGTCTCAGAGTGGATGCTTTAGACGAAGCTTACGTCAGATTGGAATTTGAAGAAGAAGAAGGACAAGATAGGGTATTGATTTATGATGCAGGACAAGTAGCGGTATGACAGAACAAAAATTATCTACACGACATCTAATTGGTATAAAAAATTTAACGGTTGAAGATATTCAAACGATTTTACAAACATCAGCTCAATTCAAAGAAGTACTCCAAAGACCTATTAAGAAAGTTCCATCACTTCGAGATGTGACTATAGCTAATATGTTTTTCGAAAATTCTACCCGAACCAAATTATCTTTTGAACTTGCTGAGAAACGACTTTCTGCGGATATCATTAATTTTTCTTCTTCAGGATCATCAGTGAGTAAAGGTGAAACGCTGCTGGATACCGTGCAAAATATTTTGGCCATGAAGGTGGACATTATAGTTCTCAGGCATTCATCCGTAGGCGCTGCAAAATTCATAGCAGATCGGGTTAAGGCTCAGGTAGTCAATGCTGGTGACGGAACCCATGAACACCCTACACAAGCTCTGTTAGATGCCTACTCGATACAAGAAGCTTTAGGATACATTAAAGGGGCCAACGTGGCCATAATCGGAGATATACTCCACTCAAGAGTTGCATTGTCTAATATCATTTGTTTAAATAAATTGGGTGCTAAAGTTACCGTATGCGGGCCACCAACACTCATTCCTAAATTTATTCAATCCCTTGGAGTACATGTGGATTATGATTTAGATCGGGTTCTCAACCATTGTGATGTAGCGAATGTATTAAGAATCCAAACAGAGCGTATGGATTTACAGTATTTCCCCTCCGCCAATGAATACGCTCAGTTTTTTGGAATAAATAAAGCCAGATTAGACCAGTTGAATAAAAAGATAATACTCATGCACCCGGGGCCCATAAATAGAGGTGTTGAATTAAGCACAGATGCCGCAGATAGCGAACAATCTATTATTCTGGATCAAGTTGAAAATGGTGTTGCAGTGAGAATGGCAGTATTGTATTTATTGGCAAATCAAGGCAAAAACGTGTCTTAACTTTCGGTCCGGGCACTTTTTTGGAAACGTTAAGGTTATACTAATAATAGATGTACAACGTTTTTAATATGATACTTCTGTATAAATTTGTGTTGTAATTTGTACCATGTCCATGAACAAACTATTCATTACCTTAATTGGTCTATTTGGCTATTATAGCTTTCTGACAGCTCAAAAATATGAGATACATGTCAAGATTGAAGGCTATACTAATGATACCTTGTTACTTGGGTATCAATATGGTGATAAACAATATATTAAGGATACAGCGCTCATTAAAAAAGGTGAATTCGTATTTCAAGGCGATACTGCTCTAGAGTCCGGCATGTATTTGATTGTACTGCAACCCACACATGATTACTTCCAGATTTTAGTTGATTCTGATAAACAGAAATTCAGCATCTCATCGGACGTTAAAACGCTTAACGAATCCTTGAAATTTAAAGGATCAAAGCTGAATGATGAGTTCTATGATTATATTAATTACATAGGTATCCAAAAGAACAAGGCTGACAGTTTAGGTGATTTGTCGAAATTAGAGAAAGATCCTAAGGAAAAGGCTAAGTTGGAGCAGGCATTAACTAAAATTGATCAGGCTGTAAAAGATAAACAGGAGTCCATCATTAACAGAAAAGATAAAAGCCTCCTCGGTCTGCTCATTAATTGGAGCAAAGATGTTGAAATACCTAAATATGAAGGTACAGCAGATGAAATCAATGAAAAGTCCTTTTTATTTTACAAAACCCATTTTTTTGACGGGGGAGATTTTTTGGATGATAGGTCATTGCGATTGCCATTATTTGCTTCTAAAGTGAATCGATACCTTGAAAAACTAACCATTCAGGTGCCTGATTCCATTAATGCTGCATTGGATTTTATTTTATCAAAGTGTAAAGAAGGTTCTGAAATTTATAAATATGTATTGTCCAATAGTTTGAATACCTATGCCAATTCCAAATATGTAGGAATGGATGGAGTTTATGTCCATTTAGTGGAGCAATATTATGCTCAAGGCAAAGCGCCATGGATTCTGGAAGAGCCTTTAGCAAAAATGGTACAGGATGCCAAGTCCTTAAAACCATTACTTATTGACAAAATAGCTCCCAATATCACGGTTTATAAACAGGATTCTACGCCTATTAGTTTGCATGATATCAAGTCAGAATATACCTTATTGCTCATTTGGGCTCCAGATTGTGGACATTGTAAAGAATCCATGCCAGCAATTAAAAAATTTTATAGTGAGTATAAATCTAAAGGGGTAGAAATTTTTGCATTATGCTCCAAGACCGGGGATGTTAAAGCATGTTGGGATGGAGTTGAAACCCTTGGAATGAAAGATTGGATTAACACTACTGATCCTGAACATAAATCACGATTTAGGATCATTTATGACGTAAAAACAACACCACAAGTATATATTTTAGACAAAGACAAAAGAATCCTGACCAAGAAGATTGGAGCTGAACAATTGCCGGAAGTCATGGAAAAGTTATTTAGAATTAAAGCAAACGAAACCAAAGAAAAGTAGGGCTACAAAAATAATTTTTATTCAAATACTAACATATTACAAAAAAACGTAATATATTTGTATCTGATTTTGATTATTTAGTATTTAAAATACGACCAATGAAATGTTTTAAAACCTACGTCTCAGGACTTTACGTCCTATTTGGAGTATTATTAATGGCCTCTTGTTCAAAGGAAGTGCCCACGGTAAACTCTTCATCACTTGACCTTGCAGACAATGCTCTAGTAAGAGAATGGTATGACCTAAGTCTTCAGCTCATACCTAAATGCAATGGTTATTCCGAACCTATTGCCGCTAGATCCTTGACTTATGTATCTTATGCAATGTATGAGTCTTTGATCCTTGGTCTTCCTTCTTATAATTCGCTACAATTAAGAGCGGATGGGCTAAAAACTACTTTGCCCCAACCTGATCATCAGAAGGAGTATAACTGGGCGATAGTTGCAAATGAGGCAACTGCTTTTGTTGTGTATAACATGTATTTACCTTCGGGAAATAACATATTAAAAGTTGATGAGTTAAAAAATAATTTCAACCTAAAATATTCTAGTGGATTAACTACTGAAGTGGTTTCGAATTCTGTTGAATTGGGTAAAAGTATAGGTCGGGCTATTTATAAATATTCACTGACTGATGGACAGAATGAAGCCTTCTTATATAATTACCCAGATGACTATGTCTTAACTTCAGGCCCCGGACAATGGATTCCTTCTTCGCCAGACTATGAGCCAAAACCAATGTTGCCTTATTGGGGAAATGTAAGACCTACTATAAATGATAATATTCAAATTTCTTTAAGTAAAGATTTACAATATTCCACTTCACCGAATTCAACAATTTATGCTGAAGCTTTGGAAGTGTATAATTTAAGTCAGAATTTAACAAACGACCAAAAGGAGAGCCTTGAATATTGGAACCGTTATATGGATTCACATGCTACTGCATTGTGCCACAATATGCTTTTGACCATACAATTAGTAAAGGAACAACAATTGGATCTGCCGAAGACCCTTGAACTTATGGTTAGAATGTCATTTGCTATGCATGACGCCTATGTGGCAACATGGAATGTGAAGTATAAAATGAACCTCTTAAGAGTTTCTACTTATATTAAACAAAACATTAGTCGATTCTATATACCGGAAATGGCCTCCATGCCAGTTCCTGAATTTGTATCAGAATCTGCAGTGATCTATAGCCTGTCATCAGAAATTTTAGCAGCAACATTTGGACATCGTTTTCCTTATATGGATTACACCCAAAAAGATAGAAAAGACTTAAGATCTAAACAAAGATATTTTGAGTCTTTCGAACAAATGTCTAAAGAAGCTGCATACTCTGACATTTATGCCGGAGTTCATTTTAGATCCAGTATAGATGCAGGATATGATTTGGGTTTTGATATTGCACAACAACTGATCAAGTTCCCTTTAGCTTCAAAATAGGATTATTTTAAATTATATTAACCTGAGTAGTCCCGGTGCAATAGTTTGCATCGGGATTTTTTTTTAAATTTACTTTTCTGTACGCAGATACATATTTTTTAAAAGCAGAATTTGATAAAAGCCAAATCTTGCTTATGTAAATTTTTTTATTAGAATTGTTTGATATGATAATTAAAAGTCAGAAATCTTAGGTATTGAAAATTATACTCAATGGTTTGATATTTTTCAGTTGCAAAAGTATTTGATTGTGGATCATTTGATAAATTGTAATCAATATGTTTTATTTTGTTGAAGAAATATCCTAAGCGGAATCCGGTCTCAATGGAAACACTGAAACGTTCTGTAATTCGATATTTAATTCCAAAAAAGGGATTGGCAATAGGTCCAAAATTTCTCGTTTTTTGGTAAATTCTACCGTCCCCATTGGAAGAATAGTAATAATATGTTAAAGGTATATTATACGAATACTTAAGACCGAAATCTAAACCGTAATAAAAATTAAATCGTCCATAAAAATCGATATGTTCATAGCCGATTCCACATTCTATGAAATGGAATATTTTACCTTGATCAGTATTTGCAACTTTAATTGGTGAATTTTCGTCAAATTTAAAATCAGATTGCGTTGCTTGTGTTCCAGACAATGAAATCAGATACCGCAAATTATTGCTATAACTTATGGGCACCAACTTTCCAATCGTTTTTCTGGTTTTAAAAACCAAACCACTACTGGGACTTCCTCTCAATATACCTTTCACATCTAAACCTACTTCCCATTTATATTTTCGGTTATTAAATTTTAAAGAATCTTGTGTTTGCGAATAGGCAAGATTTGAAATGAGCAAACAAAATAAAACGGGTAAATTCTCAATGCGCATTATACAACTTTTTGTAAATGTAAAGAATTCCCTAAAAGTATATTGGAAATACAATCAAGTCATTAAAAATAAATTTAAAAGGGCTCATGTTATAGTAGACTCATTCAAGTCCATTATAACAACATGCTCAGTGGATTTTCCAAAAATCCTTTTAAGCTTTGGAGGAACTTAGCTCCAGTGGCTCCATCCACAGCTCTATGATCACAAGATAAAGTCACCTTCATACGGGATGAAATAACTATTTGATCATTTTTTACTGCAGGCTTTTTAGAAATGGAACCAACTGCAAGTATACAAGCATCGGGAGGATTAATGATGGCTGTAAAATCTTCAATATCAAACATTCCTAAATTAGATATGGTAAAAGTATTGCCTTGCATTTCATCTAAATTTAGTTTTCGGTCCTTAGCTCTGGTAGCTTTATCCTGAACTTCAGTATTGATTTGCTGTAATGATTTTTGGTCTGTATTCCGAATCACAGGGACCACTAAGCCATCTTCTATCGCAACAGCAACACCTATATGAATATCATTATGGTAGACCATGGTATCGCCCATCCAGGATACATTCATTCCTAAATTTTGTCTTATAGCAGCGGCGCTTGCTTTAACTATGATATCGTTGAATGATATTTTAGAACTCGAAATGGCATTGATTTGTGCACGAGCTGCTACACAAGCATCCATATCTATTTCTGTGGTTAAATAGAAGTGTGGTGCAGAAAATTTGCTTTCAGCAAGCCGGGATGCTATAATTTTTCGCATTTGACTGACCGCAACGACAGTATCCCCTTGACTTGGTGCTGCTATTGTGGATGCCTTAACTGCTCCTGATTTTGATGAAGCTAAATTGTTTTCTATATCTTTTTTGGTGATCCGGCCTTGATCTCCTGTTCCTTGAACTTTGTTTAAATCAATGCCAGCTTCTTTAGCTATAGATTTAGCCAATGGAGAGGCTTTAATTCTCGATTCAGTTGGTCCTGAAGTCGCAGCTTGTATCGGTTCAGTTGTCGGAGAGCTGCTTTTATCTGCTGTTATTGAAGGACTTACTGGCTTAGGCGTTTCAGCTGAATTACTTAATAAAGCACTGATGTCTTCTCCTTTTTTACCAATGATGGCAATGATCCCATCTACTGCTACATTTCCACTAGGAACTGCAATATGTAATAAAGTCCCATCCTGAAAAGCTTCAAGATCCATGGTTGCCTTATCCGTTTCCACTTCGGCTAGAATATCTCCTGGTTTTACGGTATCACCAACTTTTTTTAACCAACTTCTAATAACACCAATTTGCATGGTATCACTTAGTCTCGGCATTCGGATTATATCGGCCATATATATCTAATTTAGTTGATTAATCCATGTCGAAAGTGATGCATGGATTGAGCTAAATCGGAACAAAACTAATGGAATTTGTATAAATTATCATGGCTGTTTTTTAACGGCATGGTTCGGTCCGGGATTTTTTCGATTTATATATTAAAAAAAGTCCTAATTTTAGGCTTATGAAATACACATCGAAATTGATTGAAGAAGCTGTAGAATCATTGAGTTTGTTGCCTGGAATAGGTCGAAAGTCGGCATTGAGGTTAGCCCTTTTCCTGGCTCAGCAAGATCCACAAAAGGCAAAGCAAATAGGCAAATCGCTCATACAAATGGTCGAACATTTAAAGCAATGCAAACAATGTTCTGCTTATTCTGATGATGTGATTTGTGAGATTTGTGCGAATCCGACCCGAGATCAGACGACCATCTGCGTTGTAGAATCCATCAGGGATTTATTGGCTATAGAAGAAACCATGCAATTCAAAGGGCTTTATCATGTTTTAGGTGGATTAATATCTCCATTAGACGGTATTGGACCTGAACATTTAACCATCTCAGGGCTGGTACAAAGAATTAAAAACAATCCAATTAAAGAATTAATTATGGCTTTGCGCCCTTGCATTGAAGGCGATACAACCATTTATTATGTCTCCAAACTTGTAGATCCGAATGATGTAAAAATTAGTTTAATAGCCCGGGGCGTTTCGTTTGGTGCAGAATTGGAATTCGCCGATGAAATGACCATTAGTCGCTCTATTGCAACACGAAGTCCATATGTTCTTCACGATAAATCCGTC harbors:
- a CDS encoding redoxin family protein — translated: MNKLFITLIGLFGYYSFLTAQKYEIHVKIEGYTNDTLLLGYQYGDKQYIKDTALIKKGEFVFQGDTALESGMYLIVLQPTHDYFQILVDSDKQKFSISSDVKTLNESLKFKGSKLNDEFYDYINYIGIQKNKADSLGDLSKLEKDPKEKAKLEQALTKIDQAVKDKQESIINRKDKSLLGLLINWSKDVEIPKYEGTADEINEKSFLFYKTHFFDGGDFLDDRSLRLPLFASKVNRYLEKLTIQVPDSINAALDFILSKCKEGSEIYKYVLSNSLNTYANSKYVGMDGVYVHLVEQYYAQGKAPWILEEPLAKMVQDAKSLKPLLIDKIAPNITVYKQDSTPISLHDIKSEYTLLLIWAPDCGHCKESMPAIKKFYSEYKSKGVEIFALCSKTGDVKACWDGVETLGMKDWINTTDPEHKSRFRIIYDVKTTPQVYILDKDKRILTKKIGAEQLPEVMEKLFRIKANETKEK
- a CDS encoding 2-oxo acid dehydrogenase subunit E2 translates to MADIIRMPRLSDTMQIGVIRSWLKKVGDTVKPGDILAEVETDKATMDLEAFQDGTLLHIAVPSGNVAVDGIIAIIGKKGEDISALLSNSAETPKPVSPSITADKSSSPTTEPIQAATSGPTESRIKASPLAKSIAKEAGIDLNKVQGTGDQGRITKKDIENNLASSKSGAVKASTIAAPSQGDTVVAVSQMRKIIASRLAESKFSAPHFYLTTEIDMDACVAARAQINAISSSKISFNDIIVKASAAAIRQNLGMNVSWMGDTMVYHNDIHIGVAVAIEDGLVVPVIRNTDQKSLQQINTEVQDKATRAKDRKLNLDEMQGNTFTISNLGMFDIEDFTAIINPPDACILAVGSISKKPAVKNDQIVISSRMKVTLSCDHRAVDGATGAKFLQSLKGFLENPLSMLL
- the recR gene encoding recombination protein RecR, with protein sequence MKYTSKLIEEAVESLSLLPGIGRKSALRLALFLAQQDPQKAKQIGKSLIQMVEHLKQCKQCSAYSDDVICEICANPTRDQTTICVVESIRDLLAIEETMQFKGLYHVLGGLISPLDGIGPEHLTISGLVQRIKNNPIKELIMALRPCIEGDTTIYYVSKLVDPNDVKISLIARGVSFGAELEFADEMTISRSIATRSPYVLHDKSVV